tgaagtATTTTGATAATCCAATTAGTCAtttagttgtaataagcaatatataaGTAATTGTGTGCCTTCTAAGAGGGCAGACTTGCACGGTGGTTGGGAATATGGGGACAATCGTAGAGGGACAGTTACTCTGgaggtggaactggtgttggaacaattaatgaaaataaaactgcaCATTATCCTACAATCTCATTTTTAGGTATCtagccaaagaaaataaaatcattcccTCAAAACGACAGTCATAATTTCATGTTTGTTGCAGCATTATGTACAATAGTCAAAGCATGGAAACCATGTTAAACATCCACTGACTGATAAATGGACACAGAAATTGTGGCATATGTTTATGCAACTCTTAATGGTGTTAGACTTAACAATGGATCTCATTTATGGCAGTGTCCTAATAGTCTATACAGTCTTAGTTGTAGGCTTGTTTTTCTATTATAATCCAGGATATTTCTACAAGGGAAAAATAATGATACATTTCTCAAAGTACATCCCGGTTAAGTGATGCatgattttacacacacacacacatacacacacacacacacacacacacacacacaccccacatatgACACATACATACATCGCCCCACAAAACTCCCCCACAATCGCCACAGGGTGATATGATAGTCAGCTTTTCTAAGGAAAACCTGTCATTTGGGACGACATGGATAAGCCTGAAAGACATTACTTTGATTTCAAATCCTGGAAAGggatattatgttttaaaaaatactattatgaTGATGGTTATAATTCTTACAGTGCTTCAGATCCAGGCTAGGGACTCACACTTCAGTCTCTTCCCCAAACCGGAGACattattctaagtgaaatatGCCAGATAAAGATAGACTGTGTGATATTACTTATGTGAgataagggaagaaagaaaagaaaagaggaaataaagaaggttaaaaaggaggaaagaaagaaaaggaaggaagagagaaagcacAAATAAATTAGGGAGCTGGTTTAGTAGGTGCAAAAGCCTGGCAAGCATGCTTCACATGCCGGGAGCAGCCCttagcagagctgggagtactccctgagaatcactgtgtagccccaaaccaaaccacaacaataacaacaacaaaataaaaacaaagacctCCTTGAATTATTTGTAGTCCTCTTAATTAGTTTTGGTCTCCAGCTTCTGGAAGCATTAGAACACCAATAAGCAACAGCTCTAGTGTCTCTTGGCCTGTCACTTCAGGTCTGGACTTGTCACTTTGCCTGAACATCTGTGTAAATCAGGGCAGAGACTGTAGGGGTATCATGACTTACTCTCATGGCCCCCTGAATGAACTATGAACAAACCCAGCTACCCAGTTCAATTTCCTCCAGGACAATATGGGTCCTTTGAATGAGCAGGTGTACTTGAATAGCACATGTATACTAGCTGGAAATCAGTTTTAggcttaattttatctttatgtgATGTATTTTAGATTGATCCAGATACTCTGTCTTGGTAGTAACTATGCAGCCACATCTTCAAAACGGGAGTAAAAATCAGAATTGAGCCTGTGACTGATGCTATAAGGAACAGACACAGGAAGATTCGATCAAGAACCTGAGCTACGAATTTCCAGTCTTGCACTACctgcaaaagagaaaacaaaggcatCTTATTCAAGTGCTGACAACTATTTTGGGAGTCAAATGAACAGCACTGAAGTTTGCAAATTGCTTCTGATATAATTTCTCCTTATGTAGGCTGAGATTCTTCCCAATGCAGGCTCTCCTAATACACACTCAGATATCTGCTCAAAAAAAGCAACCCAAAGGTTGAGTTAGTTTATGGGGACATTTTAATGTAAGACAGAAACAGCAGAATCATTTCATTTGTAAACATTGTAATTCATTTGTAAACACCACTGATCAAAATGGAGAATCTCTGATTTTTACACAAATGAAAACTAGTATCTCTTAATTGATGTTCTCTGATATTACCTAGGAAACTGATTATAGATTTAGcacttatcatcctgttgttcatcgatttgctcgagcaggcaccagtaatgtctccattgtgagacttgttgttactgttcttagcatatcgaatatgccacgggtcgcttgccaggctctgccatgcgggagggatactctcggtagcttgccaggctctctgaaaggggaggaggaatcgaacccgggtaggctgtgtgcaaggcaaacaccctacccgctgtgctatcgctctacccAAAGATTTATAAATTACGAATTTTCTTGTCACATACTTCTGTTCTTCTGTTTCCATGAATTTTGCTGTTGTAGTTTTGGAATAATGGCCACTGTCAAGGAAACCTGGAGAAAGCAGGAAGCCAGCAGGGAGAGCAGAGACAGTTcttctgagggagggaggctgggggtcacGGGCAGCAAGTCTGGAGAAGTGGGTCAGAGAAGGAACAAGCTCCAGCTTTCAGGCTGGAGAAGTCTCAGAGTTTACCATCTTCTTTAAAGAGAATATAAACATCCTCTTTCTATTCTGGATTTTGTAAAGATGAGCTAGAATAGGAGGCTTAAATTCTAGGTGTGACATAAGTGTGAATATGTCATGTAGATGTGACATAGGTGTGAATATTTCTAAACTTAAGTTTAGAGGTTTAGAAATGAAACCTGAAGAAAAGAAGGGATGCAAAATAGATGGAAATATCTAACCTATCAACTATAGGTGGTGGGATTATTgatgaatttatatattttgcacTTTCTGTATTTTCCAAGTCTTCTACCCTAATACCacttaaaaaagttatttaaattatattagttaaaaaaaatttatagcaaCACAAAAGTCCCTTAAGGATAGTTTTAAATGTCCTAAAGCAGCAATCTTTTTTCTTAGAGTTTTACAATTTTTCAGTGGATGAAAGACATTGTAAAAGAGGATGTGCTAGGTAGTGTACACTAGACAAAATATAATGTAAAAGGTGAGTTTCAAACAATATCTTTTTATAAATATGTCTATGTAATCAGGTTATTGGCACTAATTTCATtgactttaaaataaagtgactgaatcttatttatatatgttatatataatttttctatatcactatcactgtcatcccgtcattcgtcgatttattcaagcgggcaccagtaacgtctctagtcCTCCCAGCcatgagactttagcagcctctccttactcatctttcctagcgattggaggttctttcagggtcaggagaatgagacctatcattactgttttgggctacTCAATAAATTCAATAAAGCTATTCAATTGATAGAAATATAACGATTTAAGCAATAGACCAGTTTCTTAATGCTAAATGTTGTATGtcgaaaaatattttattccactgAGGAGGATTATTTAGAAGAATAGAAGCTGAAAAGATGGGCATTTATTGAATAGTTCTGAATTAAAAAACAAGATTCTTTTTGCTCCTTTCCCTCTAAATCCTATTTATAGAAATATGGCatgaataatgaaagaaaaatggccTAGACCAGAGTAACCAACTTAAAATGTACAAGTggcttatttaaaaaacaatttagaaaCATAAAATGCAGTGCTTAATAGATTTCCTTTGGTTTGTGGTGATTTTTTCCCTAAACTTCTTCCCAAAAATGTACACTGACATTTCTATTTTATGTCAgggtttgttttatattttaagaaagcaagtgccatattttaaataatagcatCCTTTAtgagtttaaaaaagaaagaaacatggtAAGGGAACAGTAAAAGGTCAAAGAAACCAAAACTAAAGCTTTTGTCTGTAGAACTAGGTGTAGGTCGTGGCGGGTGGttagcaggggggtggggaggatggaagGAGAAGGGGTCTCTGCTGGTCGGTGTGGTGGTGGGATGATGCATTTACAACAGTACGAGTAACAATACTGCAAATCCctgtacttcaataaaaatagcttttaaaaagtgATAGCCTTTTGTTGTAAACTGGGGTCAAACGTCAGTCTTTGGCCCCAGAGTGGCAGCATCGCCAGCCAACCCGTCCACTCACCTGGCGGACAAGATGCTCTCTGCCCACGTGCTGAGAAATGTACCTGATGGAGTCCGCGGCCCCTTCCAGGAAGGCAAGCAGGCTGTCCTCCGCGCTGCTGCTCTGTGCCTGCCGCTTTCTCCCGAGGGCTGTCCCTCTCGGGGCTGGCCCGCCCGCAGCAGGGGCCTGGTGCTCCCCGCGGCCCTTCATGCCCAGCACGCGGGGCAGCGTCTGCAGGAACAGCCTCTTCAGCCAAGGGGCCGGCGGGCGATGCGTGGACGAGGAGCGGTGGTGGACGTTGATGACGAAGACGGTGACGATGATGGACAGCGTGACGAAGACCATGATAAAGAGGAGGTACTCCCCGATGAGCGGGACGACCTTGGACGAGGACGGGATGATCTCCTCGATGACCAGCAAGAAGACGGTCAGCGACACGAGTACGGAGGTGGACAGGGAGAGCTTCTCGCCCTCGTCGGAGGGCAGGTAGAAGACGAGGACAGTGAGGAAGGCCAGGCCGAGGCAGGGCACGAGCAGGAAGAGTGTGTAGAAGAGCGGCAGGCGGCGCAGCACCAGTGAGTAGGCCACCAAGGGGTAGCGCAGGGGCCCGTCGGAGCGttcgccccgcgccccgcgcgcgcccacGATCTCCCACTCGCCGTTGTCGAAAAAGTCCTTCCTGTCCACGCTCTCGCTGAGCGGCACGAGGTCCACCTTGGTGCCGTCGTAGGTCCAGGACCCGAACCTCATGGAGCAGTTCTGCCGGTCGAAGGGGAAGAAGGTGACGTCCATGGTGCAGGAGCTTCGGTAGCTGGCAGGCGGGTTCCAGACCACGGAGCCGTTCCAGCTGACCATCACCTTGGTCATGAGCGAGCCCTCGAAGCGGCCGTCGGCGCTGCGGATACGGGGCCCACGGTCAGGTCAGTGCCCCTGCgaggtgagtgtgtgcatgtgtgaaggtgtgtgcctgcgtgcgcgtgtgtgcgcatgtgtgcacgtgcatgcatgtgtgtgtgtgtgtgtgtgtgtgtgtgtgtgctggtgatGGTGAGGTTTGCCTGCCCtgttactatacttttttgtttttattgtattcCTTTCCCAATGcactatctttttatttattttattttattgaatcacagtgagctatagttacaaaactttcgtgtttgactttcagtcatacaatgatcgaacacccgtccctccaccagtgtacattttccactaccaatgtcctgattatcttttaaagaaaactttgcttaaagttttgtttttctaattttcttgccAAAACCAAGTGCTACTTGGATCAGTGCACTTCTCTTTCGTGATACTTACTTTTCAAAGAGAACTATGTCAGGAAGCCAAAGAGATTCTGATGGAACTTTGATGGAATGAATGCCACCATATTCATCAGGATTCCAACGCAATTTGTGGTCTGTCCATTCCTGcacaaaattaatatacaaacATTGGAATCATCAAGTTTATGTTAATTCACTAATTGAGCGTTTTCTAAATTGttgggtttgttttgtctttgttttgggacccagatccagtggtgctcagggattactactggctctgtgttcagggaccacttctggcaggactcctGGGACTACATGTAgttccagtgatcaaacctgggtagacatGTACAAAGCTAGAATCCTGTACTACCTACTCTGgcccttttattaaaaaaattcttctgtttTAGATCTTCTGACCGTGACTCAGATCATGACTTTGGTGGGATACTGCCTGAGTCATGCTGTTCTCCCACCTTGCCCAGACCTAGTCACCAGTTCTGGCCGAGATTCTCCAAATTGCAATATTTCTTTACAATAGAGACTCAGTAACAAATGCCATAACTGTGATCTGTTTATTCagcttctccccttccttctcttccccttcctcctcctctcccttccccttccttttccttctgctcccctcccttttcttcctctccccttccttccttagccccttctctccctctctcttcccctcccatctcctcccctttccctctgccctccctgtgtttgtctgtctctctttagGGGACCTAAGCTGGAAACCAGGGTCTTATACATGCATCACATGTGCAAAGCAACTGTTGTACTGTTCTTCAGATGACCTACATCCCCAGCCCTATTTTCTCTGTTCTAATTCAGTTTAATCTAATAAAGTTATCCCAGTGATATCTTAATTTCATGAGTAAAAACTatttcacaggggctggagacattGTAAAGGGatttaagcacttgccttacacatggctgacccaaatttCCACCCCAGCTCCACATACGGTCCCTTAAGCCCAGTCAGAAGtccttcctgagcacaaaaccccAACACTGCCAAGTATAATCCaaagaagtgaaaaaagaaaacaaagatattttactttttgcatttgcttggtggtggtgtgtgggggatgGGGCAGAGGGGTGAGGCACACCCTGAAGGTTCTCCAGAGCTTGGGCTCTTGGGGTGCTGGTGATTTAACTTGGTGCTCCTGCATGTAAATTATGTACTCAAGTCCTTTGAGTCATATCCCAGCCCGAACTATTTTGAATATTACTTGTCTTAGACAAAGATTTACCCAATATGTTTATGTGAAGCATTCATTATCTGTTGACCATTCTTGGTAACAAAACttctattcaataaaaaatgtttaggcAATTTCCTTTTAGTTTCTTCTGAATTTATTTTGTGAGAAGCAAGTTGGTTTTAGTTGATATTACTATTACTAACACGGTTAGCTTCCAGatgcttaatattttttctcatagtGGAATAGAGTAATTTAGCATGTTTTATAGAGACAGCTGGATGCTCTTTATTAATTAGTATGTTTAGTTGAGTGGTAATCATCTCATCAAGAGGATGATGTTTGTATCACCTAATTATAGCAGAAGTGGATTAAAATGATTTTGGATCCAGAATATCATGAATCTGACCTGAAAATTAAATCCTTCTGTTCTACTGTCCCTTGTGTGCTGAGTGATGGTACAAATAATGTTAAATGACATTTCAAAAAGTTAGAAAGTTGCTCCCACTGCGAGGCTTCCTGGAGCCCTGTAAGGCCAACAACTTTGTCATAAAAAAATCAGGAGTCTGCAGATGGATGACTCCACCTGAtgttaaaatactgaaatatgcATGATGTCTGAAAAATTATGGAACTATATACTCAGAAGCATTTAAATTATATACACAGAAGCAtttaaaaaaggtttaaaaaaagaaaactagactCTGAAGCACAAAACATTGCAGGacaatttaaggaaaaaaatatgtgaagattgATAGTTTAAAAGCCCAAGCTAATAAAGTACTTACAGTGTTTACTTGGTACTCACAGTCTTTCCCCCCTTCGCTCTCCATTTTGAAAAGCAAATGTAATTTGCTTTCTATGAATAATTTGTCTCCTGCTAAGGAGAACTGTAGAATCATCAGATCTGAATCTCAGAAAGGTTGGCGCAAACTCAATAGTagtattttctttggtttggttttatttttgcttcattcaacttaacattttaaaaatgaaatccacTCGTGTTATATTGGGTTCTATACATAAACATGATCATTAACACCATAAATCCCAAAATAGCTGCAGCCCCCAATTTTCCCTCAAAGTGTGACCGAATCCATATTACTGACCACTGGAAACCATTGATCTGTTTTGGCTTCCCCCAAATTTGTGTCTTCCATAATACcatataaatagaatcatatcATGTGTAGTTTTTTATCCTACTATTTTTTAGCTACCATAATGTATCATATTCTTCTGTGTTGCTATCCATATTCTGTAGGATAACacggggtttgtccttttagccttgtcgcaggaaacttagtttaccttaaagcaatgtcccttctgtatggacacaggaaaacagttaatgttatgctttgtaacttgggagctgatcgactccaataatatttactcccgggcatctgctttctccactcagttgcctttagttcctagcaccccaaaagtagggtcccaaagagggacggaatggacccagggcaatctgtgagctaccctggcatcgaaatgggccagaccaaagtgccacaatactcaactgtaagttcagagcatggtcatagacaaatgctgtcatgatccaaaagtaatgacgagactaggacccagccagggttaggaagactaacctggcctgaggactgtggtctggaatatatattgaatgtcctcaggaagaaccaaactttaaatctgatatatctcttactgtgctcatacagaatggcattgctagaaatattagaagtaaatttactataactatttaagcgaattactagctgaggaaggaag
The nucleotide sequence above comes from Sorex araneus isolate mSorAra2 chromosome 1, mSorAra2.pri, whole genome shotgun sequence. Encoded proteins:
- the CHRNB3 gene encoding neuronal acetylcholine receptor subunit beta-3; protein product: MMGADFVLIFIALCTTPAATARLHSMAENEDALLRHLFQGYQKWVRPVLNSNDTIKVYFGLKISQLVDVDEKNQLMTTNVWLKQEWTDHKLRWNPDEYGGIHSIKVPSESLWLPDIVLFENADGRFEGSLMTKVMVSWNGSVVWNPPASYRSSCTMDVTFFPFDRQNCSMRFGSWTYDGTKVDLVPLSESVDRKDFFDNGEWEIVGARGARGERSDGPLRYPLVAYSLVLRRLPLFYTLFLLVPCLGLAFLTVLVFYLPSDEGEKLSLSTSVLVSLTVFLLVIEEIIPSSSKVVPLIGEYLLFIMVFVTLSIIVTVFVINVHHRSSSTHRPPAPWLKRLFLQTLPRVLGMKGRGEHQAPAAGGPAPRGTALGRKRQAQSSSAEDSLLAFLEGAADSIRYISQHVGREHLVRQVVQDWKFVAQVLDRIFLCLFLIASVTGSILIFTPVLKMWLHSYYQDRVSGSI